One window of the Arthrobacter sp. D5-1 genome contains the following:
- the asd gene encoding aspartate-semialdehyde dehydrogenase: MTTAANPSVGLVGWRGMVGSVLMQRMQDENDFANINPVFFSTSNAGGAAPSFADGAGKLEDAFDIETLAKLPIIVTAQGGDYTKQVHGELRSRGWDGLWIDAASTLRMNDDSIIVLDPINRDVIDAGLSGGVKDFIGGNCTVSCMLMGLGGLFKNNLVEWGTSMTYQAASGGGARHMRELLNQFGTLNNEVRSELDDPASAILEIDHKVLAAQRTGVDATQFGVPLAGSLIPWIDADLGNGQSKEEWKAGVETNKILGTGNGTAGKDHIAMDGLCIRIGAMRSHSQALTLKLREDLSVTEIENLLAKDNEWAKVVPNTKEASMADLTPVAASGTLDIPVGRIRKLEMGPEYISAFTVGDQLLWGAAEPLRRMLNIVTGKL; the protein is encoded by the coding sequence ATGACTACAGCAGCTAATCCGTCCGTTGGACTGGTCGGTTGGCGTGGCATGGTCGGCTCCGTCCTGATGCAGCGCATGCAGGACGAAAACGACTTCGCCAACATCAACCCGGTATTTTTCTCCACCTCGAACGCAGGAGGTGCCGCCCCGTCCTTCGCAGATGGGGCCGGCAAGCTCGAGGATGCGTTTGACATCGAGACGCTGGCCAAGCTGCCGATTATTGTCACCGCCCAGGGCGGCGACTACACCAAGCAGGTCCACGGCGAACTCCGCAGCCGTGGCTGGGACGGCCTCTGGATCGACGCCGCTTCCACCTTGCGCATGAATGACGATTCCATCATCGTGCTGGACCCCATCAACCGTGACGTCATCGACGCCGGCCTGTCCGGGGGCGTGAAGGACTTCATCGGCGGCAACTGCACGGTTTCCTGCATGCTTATGGGCCTCGGAGGCCTGTTCAAGAACAACCTGGTCGAATGGGGCACCTCCATGACCTACCAGGCCGCCTCCGGAGGCGGTGCACGCCACATGCGTGAACTCCTCAACCAGTTCGGCACGCTCAATAATGAAGTCCGCAGCGAACTGGATGATCCTGCGTCGGCCATCCTCGAAATCGACCACAAGGTCCTCGCCGCACAGCGCACCGGCGTTGACGCCACCCAGTTCGGCGTACCGCTGGCAGGGTCCCTGATTCCCTGGATCGATGCCGACCTCGGCAACGGCCAGTCCAAGGAAGAATGGAAAGCCGGAGTAGAGACCAACAAGATCCTCGGCACCGGAAACGGCACCGCCGGCAAGGACCACATCGCCATGGACGGTCTGTGCATCCGCATCGGCGCCATGCGTTCACACTCCCAGGCCCTCACGCTCAAGCTGCGCGAAGACCTGTCCGTAACCGAAATCGAGAACCTCCTGGCCAAGGACAACGAGTGGGCCAAGGTTGTTCCCAACACCAAGGAAGCCTCCATGGCGGACCTGACCCCCGTGGCAGCATCCGGCACGCTGGACATTCCCGTGGGCCGTATCCGGAAGCTTGAAATGGGTCCGGAATACATCAGCGCCTTCACCGTGGGCGACCAGCTCCTATGGGGTGCAGCCGAGCCGCTGCGCCGCATGCTCAACATCGTGACGGGCAAGCTCTAG
- a CDS encoding winged helix DNA-binding domain-containing protein, translating to MPAAPKNPSPRVMGRLRLASQGLLAGGFPSVADAVRWMTAMQAQDLGHALWAVGQRVPGTRASDVRAALDAGTVVRSWPMRGTLHLLAPEDLRWILGITSDRLMSTVAGRHRELGITQDDISHCRDIAVKTTEVLKATEGAHGATREQLFHAFEEAGQTTTAQRGIHLLGSLCQRAWLVQGPMAASSGKAGVQQLFVPFEEWIPESRDLGREEGIAELLFRYLRSHGPATIKDFSWWSQVPLTEARAALTTLHDRLVEVPLDGTSYWLSPETAAMIDDGVPGSRSLLALPGFDEYLLGYQDRSLVLAPEYAERVVPGKNGVFKRIIVSGGEVVGTWARTVSGKSVGVVPEPFAGELGTAAGRAFEAQGRAYLKFMAG from the coding sequence ATGCCTGCAGCCCCAAAGAATCCCAGTCCGCGCGTCATGGGCCGTTTGCGGCTCGCAAGCCAAGGCCTGTTGGCTGGGGGCTTTCCCTCGGTTGCTGATGCGGTTCGTTGGATGACGGCGATGCAGGCCCAGGACCTTGGCCACGCGCTGTGGGCCGTGGGGCAGCGCGTGCCCGGCACCCGGGCCTCGGACGTCAGGGCTGCCCTCGACGCCGGGACCGTGGTCCGTTCCTGGCCCATGCGCGGGACGTTGCACCTCCTGGCCCCCGAGGATCTCCGGTGGATTTTGGGCATCACCAGTGACCGCCTCATGTCCACTGTGGCCGGCCGGCACCGTGAACTCGGCATTACCCAGGACGACATCAGCCATTGCCGGGACATCGCGGTTAAAACCACGGAGGTGCTGAAGGCAACGGAGGGCGCACACGGCGCGACCCGGGAGCAGCTGTTCCACGCGTTTGAGGAAGCCGGCCAGACCACCACAGCACAGCGCGGGATCCACTTGCTGGGGAGCTTGTGCCAGCGCGCTTGGCTGGTGCAGGGGCCGATGGCGGCATCCAGCGGAAAGGCTGGGGTGCAGCAACTGTTTGTGCCATTTGAGGAGTGGATACCTGAGTCCCGGGACCTTGGCCGTGAGGAGGGCATCGCGGAGCTGCTGTTCCGCTACCTCAGGAGCCACGGCCCGGCCACCATCAAGGATTTTTCGTGGTGGAGCCAAGTGCCGCTCACTGAGGCGCGTGCGGCTCTTACTACATTGCATGACCGGCTGGTTGAGGTGCCGCTGGACGGCACCAGTTATTGGTTGTCGCCTGAGACGGCGGCAATGATCGACGACGGCGTCCCCGGCTCACGCTCGTTGCTGGCTCTTCCCGGCTTCGATGAGTACCTGCTCGGTTACCAGGATCGGAGCCTGGTACTCGCGCCCGAGTACGCCGAACGGGTAGTGCCGGGCAAGAACGGGGTTTTCAAGCGCATCATCGTCTCCGGCGGGGAAGTGGTGGGAACGTGGGCCAGAACCGTGAGCGGGAAGTCTGTAGGCGTGGTGCCGGAGCCGTTCGCGGGGGAGTTGGGGACAGCCGCTGGCCGTGCCTTCGAGGCTCAGGGGAGGGCGTACCTGAAGTTCATGGCCGGCTGA
- a CDS encoding UDP-N-acetylmuramate dehydrogenase produces MTQTLLSELTTAAVGGPAGNYVEARTEAEIIDAVRSADAAGQKLLIIGGGSNLLISDEGYPGTVLKIASQGFTVNSEDSCGGVSVVVQAGHNWDALVEHSVLHAWSGLEALSGIPGATGATPVQNVGAYGSDVSQTIAAVRTWDRERNAVQTFTNSELKFGYRDSILKQTTVEGSPRYVVLTVEFQLPLGRMSAPIRYAELARVLGVEAGKRAYSNDVRREVLRLRASKGMVLDAKDRDTYSTGSFFTNPIVEAERAAELPENAPKYPAGDDGLIKLSAAWLIDHAGFGKGFGLEESSVSGGRASLSTKHTLAITNRGTASAADMVAIAREVRAGVVERYGIELHPEPLLIGLSF; encoded by the coding sequence GTGACCCAAACACTGCTTTCCGAACTGACCACTGCCGCCGTCGGCGGCCCCGCGGGCAACTACGTTGAGGCCCGTACTGAGGCAGAGATTATCGACGCCGTCCGTTCGGCTGACGCTGCGGGCCAGAAACTCCTGATTATCGGAGGCGGGTCCAACCTTCTGATCTCGGACGAAGGCTACCCGGGGACTGTGCTGAAGATCGCCTCCCAGGGCTTCACCGTGAACTCCGAGGACAGCTGTGGCGGTGTGTCGGTGGTGGTACAGGCCGGACACAATTGGGATGCGCTGGTGGAACACTCCGTCCTGCACGCCTGGTCCGGGCTGGAAGCGCTCTCCGGAATTCCCGGTGCCACAGGAGCTACGCCCGTGCAAAATGTGGGCGCCTACGGCTCAGACGTTTCACAAACGATCGCCGCCGTGCGGACCTGGGATCGTGAACGCAACGCAGTTCAGACCTTTACCAATTCCGAGCTCAAATTCGGGTACCGCGACTCCATCCTGAAACAGACCACGGTTGAGGGCTCGCCCCGGTACGTGGTGCTGACAGTGGAGTTTCAGTTGCCGCTGGGACGGATGAGCGCCCCCATCCGTTACGCCGAGTTGGCCCGGGTGCTGGGCGTGGAGGCAGGCAAGCGCGCCTACTCCAACGATGTCCGGAGGGAAGTCCTCCGGCTCCGCGCTTCCAAGGGCATGGTCCTGGATGCAAAAGACCGGGACACGTACTCCACAGGTTCCTTCTTCACCAACCCGATCGTGGAGGCAGAACGCGCTGCAGAGTTGCCGGAGAACGCGCCAAAGTATCCCGCGGGCGACGACGGACTCATCAAGCTTTCCGCTGCCTGGTTGATCGACCACGCCGGGTTCGGCAAGGGCTTTGGGCTGGAGGAATCGAGTGTCTCAGGCGGCAGGGCATCCCTGTCCACCAAACACACCCTCGCCATCACCAACCGGGGGACAGCATCGGCCGCGGATATGGTGGCCATCGCGCGCGAGGTGAGGGCCGGCGTCGTCGAACGTTATGGCATTGAACTGCACCCGGAACCGCTGCTGATCGGCCTTTCGTTCTAA
- a CDS encoding MFS transporter — translation MSRWRAAVLASYAASGIAFATWVSRLPAIRDGLDLTPGGIGLLLMCMTVASFISISASGLIVLRLGPKLTTRIGSCMVGAGLVTVGFGASVAASPLVVATGLVVLGLGTASWNTASNVEGAALERALDRHIMPHLHGAFSLGTVAAAGFGAWAAAVHMPVFWHFLISGVVVTTSVVTAGFWFRAEKTASATHTYRPDETDTFQDPSTGPLPIITGSPETQPKPGKAAAPLDNKRLVALAWRDRRTLLIGVLVLGLALAEGAAGDWVALALADGHGQSDAAGAVGYGLFVTFMTIGRFAGTSILDRFGRVVVMRWCSATAVVGLALFVFSPVPWLAFVALAIWGLGASLGFPVGMSAAADDPVHAAARVSVVSTIGYGAFLCGPPLLGLLAEHFGILHSLLAPLVLLVVSFFLAPLSGQQKAKSVQPNEAR, via the coding sequence ATGTCGCGGTGGCGCGCCGCTGTTCTTGCTTCCTACGCGGCCAGCGGCATCGCTTTTGCCACCTGGGTGTCCCGCCTGCCCGCCATCCGCGACGGACTGGACCTCACGCCGGGCGGCATTGGCCTTCTGCTGATGTGCATGACCGTGGCCTCCTTCATTTCCATCTCGGCCTCGGGACTGATCGTGCTCAGGCTGGGGCCGAAACTCACTACGAGGATCGGCAGTTGCATGGTGGGCGCCGGCTTGGTCACCGTGGGATTCGGCGCTTCCGTCGCGGCGAGTCCGCTGGTGGTGGCAACGGGCCTGGTGGTGCTCGGTCTGGGCACGGCGAGTTGGAACACCGCCTCCAATGTTGAGGGAGCTGCGCTGGAACGCGCCTTGGACCGGCACATCATGCCGCACCTTCATGGGGCATTCAGTCTCGGCACGGTAGCTGCCGCCGGTTTTGGCGCCTGGGCTGCTGCGGTGCACATGCCGGTCTTCTGGCACTTCCTGATCTCAGGCGTCGTAGTTACTACGTCCGTAGTGACTGCCGGCTTCTGGTTCCGTGCGGAAAAGACAGCTTCTGCTACACACACGTACCGGCCCGATGAAACGGACACTTTCCAGGACCCCTCCACCGGTCCACTGCCCATCATCACAGGGTCCCCGGAGACGCAGCCCAAACCAGGCAAGGCCGCTGCCCCACTCGACAACAAGCGGCTCGTGGCCCTTGCCTGGCGCGACCGTCGAACCCTCCTGATCGGTGTCCTGGTCCTCGGGCTGGCACTGGCCGAGGGAGCTGCGGGGGACTGGGTGGCGCTGGCGCTTGCCGACGGCCACGGGCAGTCCGATGCCGCGGGTGCAGTGGGTTATGGCCTGTTCGTCACCTTCATGACCATCGGCCGATTCGCCGGCACGTCCATCCTCGACCGGTTTGGACGTGTGGTGGTGATGCGCTGGTGCTCAGCGACCGCCGTCGTGGGTCTTGCGCTCTTTGTCTTTTCGCCGGTTCCGTGGCTGGCCTTCGTTGCATTGGCTATCTGGGGCCTTGGCGCATCGCTCGGTTTCCCGGTGGGGATGTCAGCCGCCGCCGATGACCCCGTCCACGCCGCTGCACGGGTTTCGGTAGTCTCCACCATCGGCTACGGGGCTTTCCTTTGCGGGCCGCCACTGTTGGGCCTGTTGGCCGAACACTTCGGCATCCTGCACTCTTTGTTGGCGCCCTTGGTGCTCCTGGTGGTCAGTTTCTTCCTGGCCCCGCTCTCCGGGCAGCAGAAGGCCAAGTCCGTCCAGCCCAACGAAGCCCGTTAG
- a CDS encoding MaoC family dehydratase: MSPTFEELTVGQEIGTRSIEVTRQDLVKYAGASGDFNPIHWNEAFATSVELPGVIAHGMFTMGAAVQLVTDWAGDPAAVVDYQTRFTKPVLVTDTTGTDEAGAVIDVTGVVGALDADARTARVDLTVVAAGLKVLMKSQAVVKVS, encoded by the coding sequence ATGAGCCCCACATTCGAAGAACTGACGGTCGGCCAGGAAATCGGCACCCGCAGCATCGAGGTCACCCGCCAGGACCTGGTCAAGTACGCAGGTGCCTCCGGGGACTTCAACCCCATCCACTGGAATGAAGCGTTCGCCACCTCCGTTGAGCTGCCGGGTGTCATTGCGCACGGCATGTTCACCATGGGTGCCGCCGTGCAGTTGGTGACCGACTGGGCAGGCGACCCCGCCGCCGTCGTCGATTACCAGACCCGCTTCACCAAGCCGGTGCTGGTCACCGATACAACAGGAACCGATGAGGCCGGCGCCGTCATCGACGTCACCGGTGTAGTGGGAGCGCTCGACGCCGATGCCCGCACCGCCCGCGTTGACCTCACCGTTGTGGCAGCAGGACTGAAGGTCCTCATGAAATCGCAGGCGGTCGTGAAGGTCTCTTGA
- a CDS encoding MaoC family dehydratase N-terminal domain-containing protein — translation MSINPDLQGRSYPAAEVYDVGREKIREFAKAVKANNPAHFDVEAAKALGHSDLVAPPTFAIIVAQRADAQLVEDPESGIDFSRVVHADQRFTHHRAIVAGDQLVAELHVDGVRAMGGGAMITTRSEISTVAGEKVATTTSSILVRGEGQ, via the coding sequence ATGAGTATCAATCCGGACCTGCAGGGCCGAAGCTACCCTGCCGCAGAGGTATATGACGTCGGCCGCGAAAAGATCCGCGAGTTTGCCAAGGCTGTGAAAGCCAACAACCCCGCACATTTCGATGTGGAAGCCGCCAAGGCCTTGGGGCACAGCGACCTCGTAGCGCCGCCAACATTTGCCATCATCGTTGCCCAGCGTGCTGATGCCCAGCTGGTGGAGGACCCGGAATCGGGGATCGACTTCTCCCGGGTGGTCCACGCTGACCAGCGGTTCACGCACCACCGGGCCATCGTTGCAGGTGACCAGTTGGTAGCCGAACTTCATGTGGACGGCGTCCGTGCCATGGGCGGGGGAGCCATGATCACCACCCGCTCCGAGATTTCCACCGTGGCAGGCGAAAAAGTCGCCACCACCACCTCATCCATCCTGGTCCGCGGAGAGGGACAGTAA
- a CDS encoding DUF3188 domain-containing protein: MLDEFWANASTSYKVLVFSAMGLIAVGLILSIVGNTSGNQGLAMASLPVIGVGLLLHVGGLVVRGQKIRKGYKK, from the coding sequence GTGCTAGACGAATTCTGGGCCAACGCCTCCACTTCCTACAAAGTCCTGGTTTTCAGTGCCATGGGGCTCATTGCTGTGGGACTCATCCTGTCCATTGTGGGAAACACTTCGGGCAACCAGGGCCTCGCCATGGCATCGTTGCCGGTCATTGGTGTGGGGCTGCTCCTCCATGTGGGCGGGCTCGTGGTCCGGGGCCAGAAAATCCGGAAGGGCTACAAGAAATAA
- a CDS encoding DUF2797 domain-containing protein, with translation MLVHGVVWDSTSPALRLFAPDGEFSDIALGRGSALGLRVIPGLWCLGHTKVHGPGDRTHVPCRSSAPAERGKQCGACFARDDSRLMHDFHRGTSVPTGLRAYLMQPHWLYVATFANGATKVGTASAQRKWNRLAEQGAVHASYVAHAEDGRVVRILEDMVTRELGLVQQVRSASKVAGLVEPRAGVELLALNRQHAGRVRGMLGGLGMTGCSVVEEEWDRPALADRLCDGAGEGRRHPYPVTFDSGGHGLRVHALSGAIALAGLPDASGAEVEGSFVADLGALKGRKIEFGQHLTEIPALQDSLF, from the coding sequence ATGCTGGTTCACGGAGTCGTTTGGGACTCCACTTCGCCTGCATTGAGGTTGTTCGCGCCGGACGGGGAGTTCAGTGATATTGCGTTGGGCCGGGGCTCAGCCCTGGGCCTGCGCGTTATCCCCGGTCTGTGGTGCCTGGGCCATACCAAGGTCCACGGTCCGGGGGACCGCACGCATGTTCCCTGCCGCAGCAGTGCCCCGGCGGAGCGCGGCAAACAATGTGGGGCCTGCTTTGCCCGCGATGATTCCCGGCTCATGCACGACTTTCATCGCGGCACCTCCGTTCCCACCGGCCTGCGGGCCTATCTGATGCAGCCACACTGGCTCTACGTGGCAACTTTTGCGAACGGTGCCACCAAAGTGGGCACGGCCTCTGCGCAGCGCAAATGGAACAGGCTGGCCGAGCAGGGGGCCGTGCACGCTTCCTACGTGGCCCATGCCGAGGATGGCCGTGTTGTTCGCATTCTCGAGGACATGGTCACCCGCGAGCTCGGCCTCGTCCAACAAGTCCGTTCGGCCTCCAAGGTGGCAGGCCTCGTGGAGCCGCGTGCCGGCGTCGAACTCTTGGCGTTGAACCGTCAGCACGCCGGGCGGGTGCGCGGGATGCTGGGCGGGCTCGGGATGACCGGCTGTTCCGTTGTGGAGGAAGAGTGGGACCGGCCCGCGCTGGCGGACCGGCTTTGTGATGGCGCCGGCGAAGGGCGTCGCCACCCTTACCCGGTAACGTTCGACTCCGGCGGGCACGGTCTGCGGGTCCACGCACTGTCCGGGGCCATCGCCTTGGCAGGTCTTCCAGACGCGTCGGGGGCAGAGGTGGAGGGCAGCTTTGTGGCAGACCTGGGCGCGCTGAAGGGCCGCAAGATCGAGTTCGGCCAGCACCTCACAGAAATCCCGGCGCTGCAGGACTCCCTTTTCTAG
- a CDS encoding CoA ester lyase, translating to MTSSIAAESIRPTRNIPADIARSWLLVNAMKTELFDESAGSRADAIILDIEDAVDPSQKDQARENVVNWLTAGGQAWVRINDATSPFWADDLAGLRGTPGLLGVMLAKTESADQVTESYHRMDGKTPVVALVESALGIEEANHIARAQGAFRLAFGSGDFRRDTGMAATPEAMAYPRAKLVVASRVGNLPGPIDGPTVGTNHPILREQTGITVTMGMTGKLCLAIDQTTVINEVISPTPSDVAWATDFMNDFEANGRVIRDGSDLPRLGRAEKIMKLAVAFGVQPSL from the coding sequence ATGACGTCTAGCATCGCCGCCGAGTCCATTCGGCCTACCCGCAACATTCCCGCTGATATCGCCCGTTCCTGGCTCCTTGTGAACGCCATGAAAACGGAGCTCTTTGACGAATCTGCGGGTTCACGGGCAGACGCCATCATCCTGGATATCGAAGACGCCGTGGATCCTTCCCAGAAGGACCAAGCACGCGAGAACGTCGTTAACTGGCTGACCGCCGGTGGCCAGGCGTGGGTCCGCATCAATGACGCCACCAGCCCGTTCTGGGCCGACGACCTCGCCGGTCTCCGCGGCACCCCTGGTCTGCTGGGCGTGATGCTGGCCAAGACCGAATCCGCTGACCAGGTCACCGAGTCCTACCACCGCATGGACGGCAAGACTCCCGTGGTCGCGCTGGTTGAGTCCGCCCTCGGCATCGAGGAAGCCAACCATATTGCCCGTGCCCAGGGTGCCTTCCGCCTTGCTTTTGGCTCCGGCGATTTCCGCCGCGACACCGGCATGGCGGCTACCCCGGAAGCCATGGCCTACCCGCGCGCCAAACTGGTTGTCGCCAGCCGCGTGGGTAACCTGCCGGGCCCCATCGACGGCCCTACCGTCGGCACCAACCACCCCATCCTGCGCGAGCAGACCGGCATCACCGTGACCATGGGCATGACCGGCAAGCTGTGCCTGGCCATCGATCAGACCACCGTGATCAATGAGGTCATCAGCCCCACGCCGTCCGACGTCGCCTGGGCCACCGACTTCATGAACGACTTCGAAGCCAACGGCCGCGTCATCCGCGACGGTTCGGACCTCCCGCGTTTGGGCCGCGCCGAGAAGATCATGAAGCTTGCCGTGGCCTTCGGAGTCCAGCCTTCCCTGTAA
- a CDS encoding ABC transporter substrate-binding protein, with amino-acid sequence MKLHLPLLSVAAAVVLALTVSGCGGAAEAGQANQAGTEVKELRYQGSANNVTFPELAADLGYLGDLKLNWVGNTTSGPQDIQSAATNQTDFGGAFSGAVVKLIEAGAPVKGVTNYYGSDEKTFSGYYVKADSTIKEPRDLIGKKIAVNTLGAHHEAVINTWLTKNGLSQDEIKQVQLVPLAPNDTEEAIRRGQVDAGTLGGVLQDRAIEAGGLRSLFSDVELFGTFAGGQIVLRNDFIAKNPNTTRTFTTGVAKAIKWAAETPRDEVIARFTKIIDGRGRNESTANLKFWKSPGVPDAGVIKDEDFTRWEDWLNASGIVKDKLTPSKYYTNEFNELAAKKG; translated from the coding sequence ATGAAACTGCATCTGCCCCTGCTGAGCGTCGCGGCCGCCGTCGTACTAGCGCTGACGGTGAGCGGCTGCGGCGGCGCTGCCGAAGCCGGTCAAGCCAACCAGGCAGGCACCGAGGTCAAGGAACTCCGGTACCAGGGCTCGGCGAACAACGTGACTTTCCCTGAACTGGCTGCAGACCTCGGATATCTGGGCGACCTGAAGCTGAACTGGGTTGGCAACACAACCAGTGGTCCGCAGGACATCCAGTCTGCGGCAACCAACCAGACCGACTTCGGCGGCGCGTTCTCCGGAGCGGTGGTCAAACTCATTGAAGCCGGCGCGCCAGTCAAAGGCGTGACCAACTACTACGGCTCCGACGAGAAGACCTTCAGCGGCTATTACGTGAAGGCCGACAGCACCATCAAGGAACCGCGTGACCTGATCGGCAAGAAGATCGCCGTCAACACGCTGGGCGCCCATCACGAAGCCGTCATCAACACCTGGCTGACCAAGAACGGCCTCAGCCAGGACGAGATCAAGCAGGTCCAGTTGGTCCCGCTGGCACCGAACGACACCGAAGAAGCGATTCGTCGTGGACAGGTGGACGCCGGAACGCTTGGCGGCGTCCTGCAGGACAGGGCCATCGAAGCCGGCGGACTGCGCTCGCTGTTCAGCGACGTGGAACTGTTCGGTACCTTCGCAGGCGGACAGATCGTGCTCCGGAACGACTTCATCGCGAAGAACCCGAACACGACCCGCACCTTCACCACAGGTGTTGCCAAAGCGATCAAGTGGGCTGCCGAAACCCCTCGCGACGAGGTCATTGCCCGCTTCACCAAGATCATCGATGGCCGCGGACGCAATGAGAGCACCGCCAACCTGAAATTCTGGAAGAGCCCCGGGGTCCCGGACGCAGGGGTGATCAAGGACGAGGACTTCACCCGCTGGGAGGACTGGCTCAACGCATCGGGAATCGTCAAGGACAAGCTCACGCCGTCCAAGTACTACACGAACGAGTTCAACGAGCTCGCCGCGAAGAAGGGATAG
- a CDS encoding ABC transporter ATP-binding protein, translating to MTAKISLRNVTKEFTVRATKTTSATRLTAIDSLSLDVRDGEFLTLVGPSGSGKTTLLDLLAGLSTPTSGEVLVDGKAVTGPGKDRAVVFQQYALFPWRTASANVSIGLEGVGPDGRKLNRRERAVKASEYLALVGLAGFEDRYPHELSGGMKQRVAIARSLAYEPDVLLMDEPFAALDAQTREQLQDELLRIWKATGKTIVFITHGIDEAVYLGERVAVLSARPGRLKEIVDINIPDRDGDGDIRSHPAFVEHRHQVWTLLHDEVRRAQDAGHRKILPDGSAPDEPATITKERSAA from the coding sequence ATGACCGCGAAAATCAGCCTGCGGAACGTCACCAAGGAATTCACGGTCCGGGCCACCAAGACAACCAGCGCCACCCGGCTCACCGCCATCGATTCCCTCAGCTTGGATGTCCGGGACGGCGAGTTCCTCACCTTGGTAGGCCCCAGTGGTTCGGGCAAGACCACGCTGCTGGACTTGCTGGCCGGACTCTCGACGCCGACGTCCGGTGAAGTCCTGGTGGATGGCAAGGCCGTCACCGGTCCGGGCAAGGACCGCGCCGTGGTGTTCCAGCAGTACGCGTTGTTCCCTTGGCGGACAGCGTCGGCCAACGTCTCCATTGGACTTGAAGGAGTGGGCCCGGACGGCAGGAAGCTGAACCGCCGCGAGCGGGCAGTGAAGGCCAGCGAATACCTGGCACTTGTAGGCTTGGCGGGTTTCGAGGACCGCTATCCGCATGAGCTCTCCGGCGGCATGAAGCAGCGCGTGGCCATCGCCCGGAGCCTGGCTTACGAGCCGGACGTCTTGCTGATGGACGAGCCGTTCGCCGCTTTGGACGCCCAGACCCGTGAGCAGTTGCAGGATGAACTCCTCAGGATCTGGAAAGCCACGGGCAAGACCATCGTCTTCATCACCCACGGCATTGACGAGGCCGTATACCTCGGCGAGCGCGTCGCCGTCCTGAGCGCGCGCCCGGGCCGGCTCAAGGAAATCGTGGACATCAATATTCCCGACCGCGACGGCGACGGGGACATCCGCTCCCATCCCGCCTTTGTGGAGCACCGACACCAGGTCTGGACGCTCCTGCACGATGAAGTCCGCCGCGCCCAGGACGCCGGCCACCGCAAGATCCTGCCGGACGGCAGCGCACCGGACGAACCCGCAACCATCACCAAGGAAAGGAGCGCGGCCTGA
- a CDS encoding ABC transporter permease, producing MTTTLIHTEAAPTAGTATNPAAAVERSPQDAAKGTTPAAGKVRRVAAAAGSVLWKSTAILAFLALWELGPTYLASPSTRVFLPPLHEVLLAWGKLFEAGTIQGHIAASLTRSVTGFGAALVAGVSLGLLIAWYGRLNSVLNPLLELFRNTAALALLPVFTLLLGIGEESKISIVAYAAFFPVLLNTIAGVKTVDPLLIRAARSLGLNSFRLFQKVILPSAVPTIFTGIRMAGTASILVLIAAEMVGAKAGLGYLIVNAQSSFLIPDMYAGILTVSLLGLGVNFLLVALERHFSRWRTAVGADAS from the coding sequence ATGACCACCACGCTCATTCATACAGAAGCCGCGCCCACGGCGGGCACCGCGACAAACCCAGCTGCCGCCGTCGAGCGTTCACCGCAGGATGCTGCAAAAGGCACGACGCCGGCAGCCGGCAAAGTGCGACGGGTCGCCGCCGCGGCCGGTTCAGTTCTCTGGAAGTCCACGGCCATCCTGGCGTTCCTGGCACTGTGGGAGCTCGGGCCGACGTACTTGGCCAGCCCCTCCACAAGGGTGTTCCTGCCACCGCTGCACGAAGTACTCCTGGCGTGGGGCAAGCTGTTCGAGGCCGGCACCATCCAAGGCCACATTGCTGCCAGCCTCACCCGGTCCGTGACAGGCTTCGGCGCCGCACTGGTGGCAGGTGTCTCGCTGGGATTGCTCATCGCCTGGTACGGGCGGTTGAACTCGGTCCTGAACCCCCTGCTGGAGTTGTTCCGCAACACTGCCGCGCTGGCCTTGCTGCCCGTGTTTACGCTGCTGCTGGGTATTGGCGAGGAATCGAAGATCAGCATCGTTGCTTACGCTGCGTTCTTCCCGGTCCTCCTCAACACCATTGCCGGAGTGAAGACCGTGGACCCGCTGCTGATCAGGGCGGCGCGCTCGTTGGGGCTCAACAGCTTCCGGCTCTTCCAGAAAGTCATTCTCCCGTCCGCCGTGCCCACCATTTTCACGGGTATCCGCATGGCCGGCACCGCATCAATCCTGGTGCTGATCGCCGCGGAAATGGTGGGAGCCAAAGCCGGCCTGGGTTATCTGATCGTGAACGCGCAGAGCAGCTTCCTGATCCCGGACATGTACGCCGGCATTCTTACGGTGTCCTTGTTGGGGCTCGGCGTGAACTTCCTCCTGGTAGCCCTTGAACGGCACTTCTCCCGCTGGCGCACCGCTGTTGGTGCCGACGCTTCCTGA